The Candidatus Poribacteria bacterium genome contains the following window.
CTGCGCTGCCGGATCGAAGATGGATCGCATGGCTACACCGCCTTGGCGCGAACCCCCGGATACCTTCACCGCACCAGATTGTGATTGTGTTCACAAATACATATAGCCAGCGAACTCCATAACGCCAGAGCGATCGTGCCGGATTCCTACACTATTTGACGGCGGAATCGGTGGTTAGGATTGCTTAGCTGTGTCGATAGAGCCGTCGCAGGAGGTCAGCCGATCTCGGCGCTCAGAATGCCCAGCCGCCAGGGGATCTCGCCGTAGGGTCTGCCGCCGAACTGCTCCGCTCGCACGCCCTGGATGAGGAACCGCAAGCCCTGCGGATCGACCTCCAACCGCTCGTCGACTCCGGCGCGAAGCAGCTCGCCGTGGCTCACGTGCTCCGCCCAGAGTTCGCCGTCGGCGGAGACGTTATCCGCGCTGGCGAAGGGGTTCGCGACCGACGCCGCCACGGGTTCCCAGTCGCCGTCCAGCCGGTTGGCGAGGAACGACAGGTAGAACCGGCGGTTGTCACGCAGACGGTTCTCCGCCTCTACGACGGTCAGGTAGGTTTCCGAACCGCGTAGCCGATAGGTGTGGCTCGCCTCGAACAGCCGCCACTCCGGGTGGATGTCCGTCAGCACGCAGGTCGCGTTCGAGAAGCCGCGCGGAAAGTCGGGCAGCGGCGTGGACATCCGCCACAGCCGTCCGTCGAGCGACGTGAAGAACAGGTAGGCGTGGTCATCGTCGCAGATGACCCAGAAGTCGATCCAGCGTTCGACGCCCTCCGGATCGGCGTTCGGGAAGAAGAGCTCCGCCGGAGACCACGAGGCGGGATCGCCGACCGTCGTCGTGGTCGAGAACGCCGGCTGCAAGCCGAGCTTCCTGCCCTGCTCGCCCACCTGATAGACGAGGTACCACTGCTCGTGGGGTCGGAAGAAGAACACCTGCGGCGCGCAGAAGTAGCCTTCGCGACACCGCAGCAGATGGCGCTCTGCCTGCGAGACGTTCTCCCACTCGTCGAACGCGATGTACTCGATCTGGTGGGATCGGACGCGGCTCCGAATCGTGCAGAACACGTGCCAGCGTCCGCCGGAATAGACGACCGTCGGGTCCTTGACCGAGAAGCACGGGTCGCCCGGACGATCCAGCGGCGACAGCAGCGGCTCGGAAAGCCGCCAGCGGAACCGATCCGGCACTACTGCTGCCACGGCGTCTCTCCTTCCGATTCGTCAGAGCTGGAACACCGGCTCCATGCGCGCCCACCATTCGCCCGGCTGAGCTTCGGGAACGGGCTCCTGATACGTGCGCATCAGGGCGTCCCACTCGCGGCATTGCGGATGATGCGCCAGGTACGCCGCGCCCCACCCCTCCAGATCGAAGTCGTCGCCGACCTCCATTGTCATGACGAGCGTTCGACCCAGCAGGTAGATATCCATCCGCTGGATGCCGACAGCCTGCAGCGCCTCGACCACTTCGTCCCACACGCGGCGATGGTGCTCGCGGTACTCCGCGATCGCCTGCGGATCGTCTCGAAGCCGCAACATGTAGGCATATCGCGGCATGGCGCACCCTTCGTCGAGTCTATGCCTTGCGGACGACGACTTGCCAGAGCCGCTCCCCGACGGCTCCGCGGGCGAGAACCGTATGACCCTCGTGCTCCATGCTCCGCGACACGTTCCGGACCGCCGGCTCGTGGTCGAACAGCACGCGGAGCACCTGACCCGCCGCCAGGTTCTCCATCGCCAGCTTGGACTTCACGAACGTGTACGGACAGATCTCGCCCTTGAGGTCGAGCTCCTGATCGACGCGCGTTTCGGTCATCAACTCTTCTCCACGATAGCGCATTCGACGTGCTGACGCGCCGCATCGTCCCAGCGGAACCCTTGGGCTCCCGCAGCCCGTCCGTTCCGCACCGACACGACGATGTACGTCGCGTCGGGATAGATTGGCTCGTCCCAGCCATCGATGACCGCGCGGGCGCGGTCCTCCTCGGAGAAGTATGCCTCGTGATCCGGGTGGGAGTGGTAGAATCCCGCGATCGCTGCGCCGCCTCGGTCGGCTTCCCGCGTGATTTCGAGCAGCTCCAGCGGATCGACCGAGTACGCCGTGCGGGCGTCGCGCGGATGGGCGGCTGGATCGGCGGCGTGCAGCGCGTTCTGGACGTTTCGGCACTCGCGGACGATCATCGATCCGCCCGCCGACAGTAAGACGCCGCAGCATTCCTCGGGGTAGTCACGCTCGGCGTGGGCGACGATCGCCTGCCAGACTTGGGCGGGAACCTCCACAGCGCGTTATTCCTCGAACAGGGCGGAGCTCAGATAGCGCGACCCGCCGTCGGCGAACACGCACACGACCACGCCGGAATCCAACTCACCGGCGAGCCGCATCGCCCCGACCATCACCGCGCCCGCCGACTTCCCGACGAGAATCCCCTCCTCGGCGGCGAGACGGCGCGACATGTCGTATGCCTCTTCCGTCCCCACGTGGATGGTTCCGTCAAGCACCGACGGGTCGTAGATGCCCGGCACGATTGCCGTCTCGATGTGCTTGAGCCCTTCGAGACCGTGGAACCCGCTGTCCGGCTCGACGGCGTAGACGCGGACCTGGTCGTTGCACTCCTTCAGCCGCCGACCGGTTCCCATGACGGTTCCGCTCGTGCCAACGCCTGCGAGCAGATGAGTCACGCGCCCGTTCGTCTGCTTGAGGATTTCGACGCCCGTCGTGTCGTAGTGCGCTCGCCAGTTCGAGTCGTTGTCGTACTGGCACGGCAGGTAGTACTTGTCGGGCGACGTCTCGTAGATCGACCGAGCCAGCAGAAGCGCTCCATCGGAGCCTTCCAGCGGGTCGGAGAACGTGACGCTCGCGCCATACGCCCGGACGGTGCGAAGCCGCTCTTGGCTCACGTTGCCCGGCATGACGAGCTCGCATCGGTAGCCCTTGACCGCGCAGATGAGCGCGTAGGCGATTCCCGTGTTGCCTGACGTCGAGTCGAGAACCACCTTGTCGGGCGTCAGCGCGCCGGAGCGTTCCGCGTCCTCGATCATCCGCAGCGCGGCACGATCCTTGACCGATCCGCCGGGGTTGAACCACTCCGCCTTGGCGAACAGCTCGACGTTGGGACGCCCCAAATCGCGTGGAATCCGGCGCAGACGCAGCAGCGGCGTGTTGCCGATGTGCGTCAGGATACCTTCGTCGGGAACGCGGCTGTCTGCATGGACTCCGCAGGGCTTCATGTCACCTTCTCACCAGCACACGACGCGCCTGCTCGCGAAGACGAGATCGATGAGCTCATTGTAGGACAGACGCGGCAGGTCGGGCGAGACGCCGCGCGCCTGGCAGTCCTCGTCGAGAGCGAACCGATCGGCGCTCGTCTCACTGGGACGAAAGACAGCGTCCTGCAGATAGACGACCGCGACCTTCGCCTTCTGTGCCTGTTCGGCGATGATTGCCATGCCGTAGGACTCGTCTAAGCGCCGGACCAGATGGAGCACGTCGTAGCTCACCATGGGATGACGCAATCGCTGTCGAGGATTCGTTCCGCAATCTCGGTGCGGGTCAGAACCTGAACATCGCGCGGAACTCGCACGCCGCGTTCTTCCACCGATTCCGCCTCGGCGTAGACGCCGCATCCGAGAAGGGGGAGGGTCTCCATCGGGCGCGCGATGTCGCCGCCGTCGATCCGTTCCGGTTCCACCTGCCCCAGCGCATAGACGGCATCGCCAGCCAGGACCACGTCCACCTCG
Protein-coding sequences here:
- a CDS encoding DsrE family protein, whose protein sequence is MRSSPERVRVSRVTVIIRSAPLRSRRTAEALRMSLGQSLSENEVDVVLAGDAVYALGQVEPERIDGGDIARPMETLPLLGCGVYAEAESVEERGVRVPRDVQVLTRTEIAERILDSDCVIPW
- a CDS encoding sulfurtransferase TusA family protein, yielding MTETRVDQELDLKGEICPYTFVKSKLAMENLAAGQVLRVLFDHEPAVRNVSRSMEHEGHTVLARGAVGERLWQVVVRKA
- a CDS encoding L-rhamnose mutarotase, whose product is MPRYAYMLRLRDDPQAIAEYREHHRRVWDEVVEALQAVGIQRMDIYLLGRTLVMTMEVGDDFDLEGWGAAYLAHHPQCREWDALMRTYQEPVPEAQPGEWWARMEPVFQL
- a CDS encoding cysteine synthase family protein, with product MKPCGVHADSRVPDEGILTHIGNTPLLRLRRIPRDLGRPNVELFAKAEWFNPGGSVKDRAALRMIEDAERSGALTPDKVVLDSTSGNTGIAYALICAVKGYRCELVMPGNVSQERLRTVRAYGASVTFSDPLEGSDGALLLARSIYETSPDKYYLPCQYDNDSNWRAHYDTTGVEILKQTNGRVTHLLAGVGTSGTVMGTGRRLKECNDQVRVYAVEPDSGFHGLEGLKHIETAIVPGIYDPSVLDGTIHVGTEEAYDMSRRLAAEEGILVGKSAGAVMVGAMRLAGELDSGVVVCVFADGGSRYLSSALFEE
- a CDS encoding M67 family metallopeptidase, producing the protein MEVPAQVWQAIVAHAERDYPEECCGVLLSAGGSMIVRECRNVQNALHAADPAAHPRDARTAYSVDPLELLEITREADRGGAAIAGFYHSHPDHEAYFSEEDRARAVIDGWDEPIYPDATYIVVSVRNGRAAGAQGFRWDDAARQHVECAIVEKS